A single Anopheles arabiensis isolate DONGOLA chromosome 2, AaraD3, whole genome shotgun sequence DNA region contains:
- the LOC120898041 gene encoding uncharacterized protein LOC120898041, producing the protein MASEIDEQLRLEDTLKTLEQLHADPSTRSKLSSLTGKNPFRTELDSGGETRLKDRQLIRKIFGNRCECGAERAPLAATTLHHGKHSASMHLEHGIRNQPTFKHKHRTDRKTIVRDSMLRNIGRCVHQNLRKAMANEGNASVVQAGAALKPSLSETNLTKCFANEASDDLLDFRLLIAQCNELSPAVAGSCSYRPVDEDAPNYTHNSFRALRSTELTWQQLSRTTASARHNRKRQLKKSNSTSSLDSDGSGSAEAHFKGSRTRCGTSQGSVTPPDGGDGGLGMASLLPALPSGSATVPGVPNGSPLAGGSSGSSNGAAPSASSSAAASCSQQARLNAMPCDVTIDEMASYFETLVYIPKKMSTMAEMMYI; encoded by the coding sequence atgGCTTCCGAAATCGATGAGCAGCTTCGGCTGGAAGATACGCTCAAAACGCTCGAGCAGCTGCACGCCGACCCCTCGACCCGCAGCAAACTGTCATCCCTCACCGGCAAAAACCCGTTCCGCACCGAGCTGGACAGTGGCGGCGAAACGCGCCTGAAGGATCGCCAGCTGATAAGGAAAATATTCGGCAACCGGTGCGAGTGTGGTGCGGAGCGGGCCCCGCTCGCCGCGACCACGCTGCACCACGGCAAACACAGCGCCTCGATGCACCTGGAGCACGGTATCCGGAATCAGCCCACCTTCAAGCACAAGCACCGCACCGATCGGAAAACGATCGTGCGCGATTCCATGCTGCGCAACATCGGCCGCTGTGTGCACCAGAACCTGCGCAAGGCCATGGCAAACGAGGGCAACGCGAGCGTGGTGCAGGCCGGTGCAGCACTGAAACCGTCCCTGTCGGAGACGAATCTTACCAAATGCTTCGCCAACGAGGCCAGTGACGATTTGCTCGATTTTAGGTTACTGATTGCGCAGTGTAACGAGCTGTCGCCGGCGGTCGCGGGCTCGTGCTCGTACCGGCCGGTGGACGAGGACGCACCGAACTACACGCACAACAGCTTCCGGGCACTGCGCTCGACCGAGCTGACCTGGCAGCAGCTCAGCCGGACGACGGCCAGCGCGCGGCACAACCGAAAGCGGCAGctgaaaaagtccaacagtacCTCATCGCTCGACAGTGACGGCAGCGGCAGTGCGGAGGCACACTTCAAGGGCAGCCGTACCCGGTGCGGCACGTCGCAGGGCAGCGTGACACCGcccgatggtggtgatggtgggctCGGCATGGCGTCACTATTACCGGCCCTACCGAGCGGTAGTGCGACGGTGCCGGGCGTACCCAATGGTTCACCGTTGGCCGGTGGTAGCAGCGGCAGTAGTAACGGTGCTGCACCATCTGCTTCCTCGTCGGCTGCAGCGTCCTGTTCGCAGCAGGCCCGCCTTAACGCCATGCCGTGTGATGTGACGATCGACGAGATGGCGAGCTACTTCGAGACGCTCGTTTACATCCCGAAAAAGATGTCGACGATGGCGGAGATGATGTACATTTAG